The Actinomycetota bacterium genome segment CCCTGCCGCGGGAGTTCGTCGTGCCGGGCGGCAACCGCGCTGCGGCGGCTCTCGACCTGGCACGGACGGTGTGCCGGCGCGCCGAACGGGTCGTCGTGCGCATGCTGCGCGACGGCCTCCTCCCCGACGAGGCTGTCCTGCGTTACCTCAACCGTCTGTCCGACTACCTCTTCGTCCTGGCCCGCGCGGTGGAAGGCGAGCACGTGTCCTCGCGGCCGGACGGGTCAGGCCATGAACCTCAGCTGCCGTAGATGTGCTCGTCGGCGGGGTAGACGCCGTCGGCCACCTCGCTGGCGAAGGCCTTGACCGCGGAGGTGATCTCACTGCGGAGATCGGCGTACTGCTTGACGAACCGCGGAAGCCGGCCGCTGGTGAGGCCGAGCACGTCGTGCCAGACCAACACCTGCCCGTCGGTGTGGGGTCCGGCACCGATCCCGATCGTCGCGATGGGAACCGTCTCGGTGATCCGCCGACCGAGTTCGGCCGGGACGCACTCGAGCACCAGGCTGAACGCACCAGCGTCGGTCAGGGCGGACGCGTCCGCCGCGATCCGTTCCGCGGTGCCGGGGTCGCGACCCTGGACTTTGAAGCCGCCGAACTGGTTCACCGACTGCGGCGTGAGGCCGAGGTGGCCCATCACCGGGATCCCGGCTGCCGTGAGGGCGGCGGTCACCTCGACCATCGCCCCGCCACCCTCGAGCTTCACGGCGTTGGCTCGGCCCTCCTTCAGGAAGCGCGTCGCGGTTCGCAGCGCCTGCGCCGCACCCTCCTGGTACGAACCGAACGGCAGGTCGGCGACGACCAGCGCCCGCGCTGCGCCACGCGCGACCGCACGGGTGTGGTGCAGCATCTCATCGACGGTGACCGGGACGGTCGAGTCGTGGCCGAGGACGACCATCCCCAGCGAGTCACCAACCAGGATGACGGGGATGCCGGCCTCGTCGAGGATCCGCGCCGAGACGAAATCGTAGGCGGTGAGCATTGCGAACCGCTGCCTGCGTTGCTTCATCGCCGTCAGGTCGTGGATGGTCACACCTCGGGCGGATGACGCATCGGCGTGCGGCTGGGATCGGTGGGACACGAGCGAACCTCCTGCTCCTGCCAGCCGGCGTCCGGCCGGTCCAGCGGTGCAGCCCCATGGTGGCACAGCGCCCGGCGCGCGGCGAAAGCGGGACAGGACGCCGTGCTGCCACGCAGACGCTCATGGAGGAGCATGGTGGGATGGACAGCTTCGCCGCTCACGACGTGATCGCAACGTTCCCGGACATGGCGGGAGCGCGCCGGGCG includes the following:
- the panB gene encoding 3-methyl-2-oxobutanoate hydroxymethyltransferase; amino-acid sequence: MKQRRQRFAMLTAYDFVSARILDEAGIPVILVGDSLGMVVLGHDSTVPVTVDEMLHHTRAVARGAARALVVADLPFGSYQEGAAQALRTATRFLKEGRANAVKLEGGGAMVEVTAALTAAGIPVMGHLGLTPQSVNQFGGFKVQGRDPGTAERIAADASALTDAGAFSLVLECVPAELGRRITETVPIATIGIGAGPHTDGQVLVWHDVLGLTSGRLPRFVKQYADLRSEITSAVKAFASEVADGVYPADEHIYGS